One region of Microbacterium sufflavum genomic DNA includes:
- a CDS encoding fatty acid desaturase family protein, with protein MTRAYRDVQQVVKETGLLQRTPVFYSLVGGALLLALAGCVTGFLLLGDSWFQLLIAAALGIVFTQIAFLAHEAAHRQILSSGPANFRLARILAGIVGMSYHWWDSKHTRHHGNPNQVGRDPDIEVDTISFLETDAAQSRGLVRLITRKQGWLFFPLLTLEGLNLHYIGLKHLLTRKNVKGRWIELSLIVARFAIILIPVFLMLPLGMAFAFLGVQLAVFGVYMGASFAPNHKGMPIIAPDAKLDFFSKQVRTSRNIHGGRWVTWLMGGLNHQVEHHLFPNMSRLHLAKAREIVRDYCAANGIAYTETSLVRSYAIVIDYLNRVGLAARDPFDCPAAAQLRRA; from the coding sequence ATGACACGGGCGTACCGCGACGTGCAGCAGGTGGTGAAGGAGACCGGGCTGCTGCAGCGCACCCCCGTGTTCTACTCGCTCGTCGGCGGCGCCCTGCTGCTGGCCCTCGCCGGGTGCGTCACCGGCTTCCTGCTGCTCGGCGACAGCTGGTTCCAGCTGCTCATCGCGGCGGCGCTCGGCATCGTCTTCACGCAGATCGCGTTCCTCGCGCACGAGGCAGCGCACCGGCAGATCCTGTCGTCCGGTCCCGCGAACTTCCGCCTCGCGCGCATCCTCGCCGGGATCGTCGGCATGAGCTACCACTGGTGGGACTCGAAGCACACCCGCCACCACGGCAACCCGAACCAGGTCGGCCGTGACCCCGACATCGAGGTCGACACGATCTCCTTCCTCGAGACCGATGCCGCGCAGTCCCGCGGCCTCGTGCGGCTGATCACCCGCAAGCAGGGCTGGCTGTTCTTCCCGCTGCTCACGCTCGAGGGCCTCAACCTGCACTACATCGGCCTCAAGCACCTGCTCACCCGCAAGAACGTGAAGGGCCGCTGGATCGAGCTGTCGCTCATCGTCGCCCGGTTCGCGATCATCCTGATCCCGGTGTTCCTGATGCTGCCGCTCGGGATGGCGTTCGCGTTCCTCGGGGTGCAGCTCGCGGTGTTCGGCGTGTACATGGGCGCGTCGTTCGCCCCCAACCACAAGGGCATGCCGATCATCGCGCCCGACGCCAAGCTCGACTTCTTCTCCAAGCAGGTGCGCACCTCGCGCAACATCCACGGCGGCCGCTGGGTCACCTGGCTCATGGGCGGCCTGAACCACCAGGTCGAGCACCACCTGTTCCCCAACATGTCGCGCCTGCACCTGGCGAAGGCGCGGGAGATCGTGCGCGACTACTGCGCCGCCAACGGCATCGCGTACACCGAGACGAGCCTCGTGCGCTCCTACGCGATCGTGATCGACTACCTCAACCGGGTGGGGCTCGCCGCGCGCGACCCGTTCGACTGCCCCGCCGCCGCGCAGCTGCGCCGCGCCTGA
- a CDS encoding flavin monoamine oxidase family protein: protein MERVDTVVVGAGVAGLTAARLLQDAGRTVVVLEARDRVGGRVHTDRTDGATDLGASWIHGVDGSPVAAAAAAFGMRTVEFTVGGYQVDGRPIANYGVDGRRLPDEAARAFAADVHAVDAVLPEVIAASAPEASYREATEEALARQGWDADRTQRVREYLEHRAEEQYGAWIEDLAAHGLDDDQIDGDEVVFPDGYGALPERLAQGLDVRLGHVVTAVDWTDGVLVHTGRGVFAGDTAVVTLPVGVLHSGAVDIVPPLPSANADALGRLRMNAFEKVFLRFPERFWDEGVYAIRQQGPEGRWWHSWYDLTAAHGRPTLLTFAAGPAATATRDWADEQVVASVMAQLRRLYGDRAVEPVAVHRTAWQDDPFAHGSYAYMTLGSTTADHDDLATPIGGVLHLAGEATWTDDPATVPAAMLSGHRAAERILRAAVPIERLWAD from the coding sequence ATGGAACGGGTCGACACGGTCGTGGTCGGAGCCGGGGTCGCGGGACTGACCGCGGCACGGCTGCTGCAGGACGCCGGGCGCACGGTGGTCGTGCTGGAGGCGCGGGACCGCGTCGGCGGTCGCGTGCACACGGATCGGACGGACGGCGCCACCGACCTCGGCGCCTCGTGGATCCACGGCGTCGACGGGAGCCCGGTGGCGGCGGCGGCCGCGGCCTTCGGCATGCGCACGGTCGAGTTCACGGTGGGCGGCTACCAGGTCGACGGTCGTCCGATCGCGAACTACGGCGTGGACGGGCGGCGGCTGCCCGATGAGGCCGCCCGTGCCTTCGCGGCCGACGTGCACGCGGTCGATGCCGTCCTGCCCGAGGTCATCGCGGCGTCGGCGCCCGAGGCCTCGTACCGCGAGGCCACGGAGGAGGCCCTGGCGCGGCAGGGGTGGGATGCGGACCGCACCCAGCGCGTGCGCGAGTATCTGGAGCACCGCGCGGAGGAGCAGTACGGCGCGTGGATCGAGGACCTGGCGGCGCACGGGCTCGACGACGACCAGATCGACGGCGACGAGGTCGTGTTCCCCGACGGCTACGGCGCGCTGCCCGAACGGCTGGCGCAGGGTCTCGACGTGCGGCTCGGCCACGTGGTGACGGCCGTCGACTGGACCGACGGGGTGCTGGTGCACACGGGGCGCGGCGTGTTCGCGGGCGACACCGCCGTGGTGACGCTGCCGGTCGGGGTGCTCCACTCCGGGGCGGTCGACATCGTGCCCCCGCTGCCTTCGGCCAACGCCGACGCGCTCGGACGGCTGCGCATGAACGCGTTCGAGAAGGTGTTCCTGCGCTTTCCCGAGCGGTTCTGGGACGAGGGCGTCTACGCCATCCGGCAGCAGGGCCCGGAGGGCCGCTGGTGGCATTCCTGGTACGACCTCACCGCGGCGCACGGGCGTCCGACGCTGCTGACCTTCGCGGCGGGGCCGGCGGCGACCGCGACGAGGGACTGGGCAGACGAGCAGGTCGTGGCCTCGGTCATGGCGCAGCTGCGGCGGCTGTACGGCGACCGGGCCGTGGAGCCCGTGGCCGTGCACCGCACCGCGTGGCAGGACGACCCGTTCGCGCACGGCTCGTACGCGTACATGACGCTCGGCTCCACGACCGCCGACCACGACGACCTCGCGACGCCGATCGGGGGCGTGCTGCACCTCGCCGGGGAGGCCACCTGGACAGATGACCCCGCGACCGTGCCGGCCGCGATGCTGTCCGGTCACCGCGCCGCCGAGCGCATCCTGCGCGCGGCCGTCCCGATCGAGCGGCTCTGGGCCGACTGA
- a CDS encoding RNA polymerase sigma factor: MTNDNDIIRDSLTSPERFAEIFERHITAVTAYVARRVGPHASDDIVSETFLAAFRRRKRYDMTRTSALPWLMGIATKVLAQHRRAQATHWRALHAAFDAGDEDTVDDLDRSISRLDASAQLEDLFPRIAALSARDREVLFLHAWGDLTYPEIAAALGIPIGTVRSRLSRIRAKLSAPPPPAPARLAHAPRSATTHIRYAETESAHGHL; encoded by the coding sequence GTGACCAACGACAACGACATCATCCGTGACTCGCTCACGTCGCCGGAGCGCTTCGCCGAGATCTTCGAGCGACATATCACCGCCGTCACCGCCTACGTCGCGCGGCGGGTCGGCCCCCACGCCAGCGACGACATCGTCAGCGAGACCTTCCTCGCCGCGTTCCGTCGGCGCAAGCGCTACGACATGACCAGGACCTCCGCGCTCCCCTGGCTCATGGGGATCGCGACCAAGGTGCTCGCGCAGCACCGGCGGGCGCAGGCCACGCACTGGCGCGCACTGCACGCCGCGTTCGACGCCGGCGACGAGGACACGGTCGACGACCTCGACCGCTCGATCTCCCGGCTGGACGCCTCGGCCCAGCTGGAGGATCTGTTCCCCCGGATCGCCGCACTGTCGGCCAGGGACCGCGAGGTGCTGTTCCTGCACGCCTGGGGCGATCTGACCTACCCGGAGATCGCCGCGGCGCTCGGCATCCCCATCGGCACGGTGCGCTCCCGGCTGAGCCGCATCCGCGCGAAACTCTCCGCGCCCCCACCGCCGGCACCCGCGCGCCTCGCGCACGCCCCCCGCTCGGCCACCACACACATCCGCTACGCAGAGACGGAGTCCGCTCATGGACATCTTTGA
- a CDS encoding MFS transporter has translation MSSPQTSTPVSGSWRELLSSRYAPIAAVLAGGVLLEASNVYLTTSLLPTIVGDIGGAEFYAWTMMTFLLASVVSAMLVSRILTRQGAVRAYLLALGLFALGSLLCAVSPWMSALLVGRAVQGLGGGVLAGLGYALIQRALPERLWARGAALVSAMWGVGNIVGPVVGGIFAQLDAWRAPFVGLAVLSALIGLVVVRALPQTARARSSESVPWGSLVLLAGGVAAVGVAGVVPAGVGTGVALVVGVVLALWFVRHEKRSRVGILPRVTFVRGSSLGWVYLTVAVLAFAIGTEAFIPLFGQEIGGLMPFVAGLLGAALSLGWSVTQMFTANVTGVRSRRVLITVGPLTVALGLAAYGLLQHEGPSALVVALWFATLFVAGAGIGLGFPHLTVAALGSTRDEEEGAKAAAAVNTVFLIASAFSAAMAGVLVNLALPDMVGSARLLMLTFAVVSVLGMMLARGASWGIGLGADADDADDATPATTAVPRRAPDAG, from the coding sequence ATGTCCTCACCACAGACGTCCACACCGGTCAGCGGGAGCTGGCGCGAGCTGCTGAGCAGTCGCTACGCCCCGATCGCCGCCGTGCTCGCCGGCGGCGTGCTGCTCGAGGCGAGCAACGTCTACCTCACCACGAGCCTCCTGCCCACGATCGTCGGCGACATCGGCGGGGCCGAGTTCTACGCCTGGACGATGATGACCTTCCTGCTCGCGTCGGTCGTGAGCGCGATGCTCGTGAGCCGCATCCTCACCCGTCAGGGGGCCGTGCGGGCCTACCTGCTGGCGCTCGGGCTGTTCGCCCTCGGCTCGCTCCTGTGCGCGGTGAGCCCTTGGATGTCGGCGCTGCTCGTCGGGCGCGCCGTGCAGGGGCTCGGCGGCGGCGTGCTCGCCGGTCTCGGCTATGCGCTCATCCAGCGTGCCCTGCCGGAGCGGCTCTGGGCCCGCGGCGCTGCTCTCGTGTCGGCCATGTGGGGCGTGGGCAACATCGTCGGCCCCGTCGTCGGCGGGATCTTCGCGCAGCTCGACGCGTGGCGCGCGCCGTTCGTCGGACTCGCCGTCCTGTCGGCGCTGATCGGACTGGTCGTGGTCCGCGCGCTGCCGCAGACCGCCCGTGCCCGCTCGAGCGAGTCGGTGCCGTGGGGGTCGCTGGTGCTGCTCGCCGGCGGGGTGGCGGCGGTCGGGGTCGCCGGCGTCGTGCCCGCGGGTGTCGGCACGGGCGTCGCGCTGGTCGTGGGCGTCGTGCTCGCCCTGTGGTTTGTGCGGCACGAGAAGCGCAGCCGCGTCGGGATCCTCCCCCGGGTCACGTTCGTGCGTGGCTCCTCCCTCGGGTGGGTGTACCTGACGGTCGCGGTGCTGGCCTTCGCGATCGGCACGGAGGCGTTCATCCCGCTCTTCGGGCAGGAGATCGGGGGACTGATGCCGTTCGTCGCCGGGCTGCTCGGTGCGGCGCTGTCGCTCGGGTGGTCCGTCACGCAGATGTTCACCGCGAACGTTACGGGGGTCCGGTCCCGGCGGGTGCTCATCACGGTCGGCCCGCTCACGGTCGCGCTCGGGCTCGCCGCGTACGGGCTGCTCCAGCACGAGGGGCCGTCGGCACTCGTCGTCGCGCTGTGGTTCGCCACGCTGTTCGTCGCCGGCGCGGGGATCGGCCTGGGCTTCCCGCACCTCACGGTCGCGGCGCTCGGCAGCACGCGCGATGAGGAGGAGGGGGCGAAGGCGGCGGCCGCCGTGAACACGGTGTTCCTCATCGCGAGCGCCTTCAGCGCGGCGATGGCTGGCGTGCTGGTGAACCTGGCGCTGCCGGACATGGTCGGCTCGGCGCGGCTGCTGATGCTGACCTTCGCGGTCGTGTCCGTGCTCGGCATGATGCTGGCGCGCGGAGCGAGCTGGGGCATCGGGCTTGGCGCGGACGCAGACGACGCGGACGACGCGACGCCCGCCACCACGGCGGTCCCGCGTCGGGCGCCGGACGCGGGGTGA
- the soxR gene encoding redox-sensitive transcriptional activator SoxR has product MEPEDLLPIGEVTRRTGVAPSALHFYEQLGLISSTRTAGNQRRYRRHMLRRVSLIVVAKRIGIPLSEVQELFQTLPIDTPPSHADWRRVAKLWRTQLEERRTQLEHLQRELTGCIGCGCLSLKACRLLNPDDTLGDDGPGPRRI; this is encoded by the coding sequence ATGGAACCCGAAGACCTGCTTCCGATCGGCGAAGTCACCCGGCGCACCGGCGTCGCCCCCTCCGCGCTGCACTTCTACGAGCAGCTCGGCCTCATCTCGTCGACGCGCACCGCGGGGAACCAGCGCCGCTACCGCCGGCACATGCTCCGCCGCGTCTCGCTGATCGTCGTCGCCAAGCGCATCGGCATCCCGCTCAGCGAGGTGCAGGAGCTGTTCCAGACGCTGCCCATCGACACGCCGCCCTCGCACGCCGACTGGCGCCGGGTCGCGAAGCTGTGGCGCACACAGCTCGAGGAGCGTCGCACCCAGCTGGAACACCTGCAGCGCGAGCTCACGGGGTGCATCGGCTGCGGCTGCCTGTCGCTCAAGGCGTGCCGCCTGCTCAATCCCGACGACACCCTCGGCGACGACGGTCCGGGCCCCCGCCGCATCTGA
- a CDS encoding DUF11 domain-containing protein, which translates to MLLASLFVTSALVGVSTLGGPAPSAEATQSWGTTTLRQTNQFFAYVNAGEQLTGDISKLVRGVGSQSATLRATSPSGETFECTVAADAVVGTACTFGTQTAAVSGIWTIDFVRPVADSQAAAGTFQWNITVSSGGTPIPGRVWSDDFIMEDTEPATFDLWYVGSTGYQYRSTYSDFRGISSRFQVNQFGNVLPGTCTPYYGSAAMGAPTGSEIPGIEPSDSCGVPYHIFFETPAADLPASASAVDGSHFVLPAPETPDISGFAFAPAGNDTRAGTFTFTTSGHVGSVDLWVDADADGFYGTAGDRLITVAVNGDGVQAVSFDGLDAFGAPIPATTQFAARAGISKAGEIHFVNSDIESRGGISVTAINGPAAGSSTLYWNDTTLELANHRTDCLPPVMDGRAGTASAVPGGVHGWPCDMSIQPNNANNGVDGPWGDVRHIDDWTFTPVDEQEQIIVAPAANYTVVKSSDPADGESVQSGDVVTYTIDVAQVGNVPADATLTDDLANVLDDAAYNGDVAASTGTVDVTGTTLSWNGTLPVGGTATITYSVTVDDMSDLPAGDYSLGNVVTSPGCATADDCSTVHPIGAYSVVKTSDPASGTTVSDDQKLTFTVTVTETGQGSVDGATLTDDLSDVLDDATWNDDLVASAGTVSFDQDSEQLDWSGDLAPGAVVTITYSVTVTGDGDQSLINQVTSPGCASPETCGTTHLYGTYSVVKESDPASGTDVAPGDTITYTVTVTQAGTGAVDAVLTDDLTGVLDDAVWNGDLAADLGTASFDPATNAFTWNGTLQPGEVATITYSVGVSGAGDTDLLNVVTSPGCATADVCSTEHFVGAYSVVKTSDPAPGTAVQPGDVITYTVTVTQTGRGAVQDAVLTDELPEVLDDATWNDDAEVSAGDLDYDEDTQELSWTGDLAVGDVVTITYSVTVTAAGDTSLTNTVTSPGCLTPEDCTTNHLAGSYSVVKDSDPAPGTDVATGDTITYTVTVTQSGLAAVTGATLTDDLSEVLDDATWDDTITATSGAATFDPATAQLAWTGDLVPGAVVTITYSVTVVEGGDTTLTNVVTSPGCESESVCTTEHYTGTYAVVKSSDPVSGTTVAAGQVIDYTITVTQDGAGSVAALLSDDLTGVLDDASYNGDVAASLGTVAMDGANLTWNATLAPGEIATITYSVTVGAIGSGDGQLPNVVTSPGCQSETDCATVHQVGAYTFEKTSDPAPGRVDRGDVIDYTLTVRHTGVGPIPGARILDDLTAVLDDATYNDDAVASAGTVTRDGVDLTWTGDLVAGDVVTITYSVTVTGNGDGDIDNVVTTDDPRGGCAANEPCRTEHDVPPMPGLATTGGELPVWSVPIALLLLLVGSGVYVVARRRRSDMNAE; encoded by the coding sequence ATGCTCCTGGCATCGCTCTTCGTCACCTCGGCACTGGTCGGGGTGAGCACGCTCGGAGGCCCCGCTCCGAGCGCCGAGGCCACCCAGAGCTGGGGCACGACGACGCTTCGTCAGACCAACCAGTTCTTCGCCTACGTCAACGCCGGCGAACAGCTCACCGGCGACATCTCGAAGCTCGTGCGAGGGGTCGGATCCCAGTCGGCCACGCTCCGGGCCACATCGCCGTCCGGTGAGACGTTCGAGTGCACCGTGGCCGCCGACGCGGTCGTCGGCACCGCCTGCACGTTCGGCACCCAGACGGCGGCGGTCAGCGGCATCTGGACGATCGACTTCGTCCGTCCCGTCGCCGACTCGCAGGCCGCCGCCGGCACCTTCCAGTGGAACATCACCGTCAGCTCGGGCGGCACGCCGATCCCCGGCCGCGTGTGGTCCGACGACTTCATCATGGAAGACACGGAACCGGCGACCTTCGACCTCTGGTACGTCGGCTCGACGGGCTACCAGTACCGGTCGACGTACTCGGACTTCCGCGGCATCTCGAGCCGGTTCCAGGTGAACCAGTTCGGCAACGTGCTGCCAGGGACGTGCACGCCGTACTACGGCAGCGCGGCCATGGGAGCGCCCACCGGCTCGGAGATCCCCGGCATCGAGCCGAGCGACTCGTGCGGTGTGCCGTACCACATCTTCTTCGAGACGCCCGCGGCCGACCTCCCCGCGTCGGCCTCTGCCGTGGACGGCAGCCACTTCGTGCTGCCCGCGCCGGAAACACCGGACATCTCCGGCTTCGCGTTCGCGCCCGCCGGCAACGACACGCGTGCCGGCACGTTCACCTTCACCACGAGCGGTCACGTCGGCTCGGTCGACCTCTGGGTCGACGCGGACGCCGACGGCTTCTACGGAACCGCGGGCGATCGCCTGATCACCGTGGCGGTCAACGGGGACGGCGTGCAGGCGGTGTCCTTCGACGGACTCGACGCCTTCGGAGCACCGATTCCCGCGACGACGCAGTTCGCCGCGCGCGCCGGTATCTCCAAGGCGGGTGAGATCCACTTCGTCAACTCCGACATCGAGAGCCGCGGCGGCATCTCCGTGACCGCGATCAACGGCCCGGCGGCCGGGTCGTCCACCCTGTACTGGAACGACACGACCCTGGAGCTCGCGAACCACCGCACGGACTGCCTTCCGCCCGTGATGGACGGACGGGCGGGGACGGCGAGCGCTGTCCCCGGCGGCGTGCACGGCTGGCCCTGCGACATGAGCATCCAGCCCAACAACGCGAACAACGGCGTCGACGGCCCCTGGGGCGACGTGCGCCACATCGACGACTGGACCTTCACGCCGGTCGACGAGCAGGAGCAGATCATCGTCGCACCCGCGGCGAACTACACCGTGGTGAAGTCGTCCGACCCGGCCGACGGCGAGTCGGTCCAGTCGGGTGACGTGGTGACCTACACGATCGACGTGGCACAGGTGGGCAACGTCCCCGCGGACGCCACGCTCACCGACGACCTCGCGAACGTGCTCGACGACGCCGCGTACAACGGCGACGTCGCCGCCAGCACGGGAACGGTCGACGTGACCGGAACCACCCTGTCGTGGAACGGCACCCTCCCCGTGGGCGGGACCGCGACGATCACCTACTCCGTGACCGTCGACGACATGTCCGACCTGCCCGCGGGCGACTACAGTCTCGGCAACGTGGTCACCAGCCCCGGCTGTGCGACCGCGGACGACTGCTCGACGGTGCACCCGATCGGCGCGTACTCCGTGGTGAAGACCTCGGACCCCGCGTCCGGCACGACCGTGTCCGATGATCAGAAGCTGACGTTCACCGTCACCGTCACCGAGACCGGTCAGGGTTCCGTGGACGGCGCGACGCTGACCGACGACCTCTCCGACGTGCTCGACGACGCCACCTGGAACGACGACCTCGTCGCCTCCGCCGGCACGGTGTCCTTCGACCAGGACAGCGAGCAGCTGGACTGGTCGGGCGACCTGGCCCCCGGCGCCGTCGTGACGATCACCTACTCGGTGACCGTCACCGGAGACGGCGACCAGTCGCTGATCAACCAGGTCACCAGCCCCGGGTGCGCCTCGCCCGAGACGTGCGGCACGACGCACCTGTACGGCACCTACTCGGTGGTCAAGGAGTCCGACCCCGCGTCGGGCACCGACGTGGCCCCCGGTGACACCATCACCTACACGGTGACCGTCACCCAGGCGGGTACGGGCGCGGTCGACGCCGTGCTCACGGACGACCTGACCGGGGTGCTCGACGACGCCGTGTGGAACGGCGACCTGGCGGCCGACCTCGGCACCGCGTCGTTCGATCCCGCGACGAACGCCTTCACGTGGAACGGCACGCTCCAGCCGGGCGAGGTGGCCACGATCACCTACTCGGTCGGGGTCAGCGGCGCCGGAGACACCGACCTGCTCAACGTCGTCACCAGCCCGGGCTGTGCCACCGCCGACGTCTGCTCCACGGAGCACTTCGTCGGGGCGTACTCCGTGGTCAAGACATCCGACCCCGCACCGGGGACGGCCGTCCAGCCGGGGGACGTCATCACCTACACGGTGACGGTGACGCAGACCGGCCGCGGGGCGGTGCAGGACGCCGTCCTCACCGACGAGCTGCCCGAGGTGCTCGACGACGCCACGTGGAACGACGACGCGGAGGTCTCCGCCGGCGACCTCGACTACGACGAGGACACGCAGGAGCTGAGCTGGACCGGCGACCTGGCCGTGGGCGACGTCGTCACGATCACCTACTCGGTGACCGTGACCGCCGCGGGCGACACCAGCCTGACCAACACGGTCACCAGCCCGGGCTGCCTCACGCCGGAGGACTGCACGACGAACCACCTCGCGGGTTCCTACTCCGTCGTGAAGGACTCCGATCCCGCCCCGGGCACCGACGTCGCCACGGGTGACACGATCACCTACACCGTGACCGTCACCCAGTCCGGCCTCGCCGCCGTGACGGGCGCGACGCTCACGGACGACCTGTCCGAGGTGCTGGACGACGCCACGTGGGACGACACGATCACCGCCACCAGCGGTGCCGCGACGTTCGACCCGGCGACGGCACAGCTCGCCTGGACGGGCGACCTGGTTCCCGGCGCCGTGGTGACGATCACCTACTCGGTCACCGTCGTCGAGGGTGGCGACACGACGCTCACCAACGTCGTGACCAGCCCCGGCTGCGAATCCGAGTCGGTGTGCACCACCGAGCACTACACCGGCACCTACGCCGTCGTGAAGAGCTCGGACCCGGTGTCGGGCACGACGGTCGCGGCCGGCCAGGTGATCGACTACACGATCACGGTCACGCAGGACGGTGCCGGGTCGGTGGCCGCACTGCTGTCGGACGACCTGACCGGTGTCCTCGACGACGCGTCGTACAACGGCGACGTGGCGGCGAGCCTCGGCACGGTGGCGATGGACGGCGCGAACCTCACCTGGAACGCGACGCTCGCGCCCGGCGAGATCGCGACGATCACGTACTCCGTGACCGTCGGGGCGATCGGATCGGGTGACGGGCAGCTGCCCAACGTGGTCACGAGCCCGGGCTGCCAGAGCGAGACCGACTGCGCCACGGTGCACCAGGTCGGCGCGTACACCTTCGAGAAGACATCGGACCCCGCACCGGGACGGGTCGACCGCGGCGACGTGATCGACTACACCCTGACGGTGCGCCACACCGGCGTCGGACCGATCCCCGGTGCGCGGATCCTCGACGATCTGACCGCGGTGCTCGACGACGCCACGTACAACGACGATGCGGTCGCGTCCGCGGGGACCGTGACCCGTGACGGCGTGGACCTCACCTGGACCGGCGACCTCGTCGCGGGTGACGTGGTGACGATCACCTACTCGGTGACCGTCACGGGCAACGGTGATGGCGACATCGACAACGTCGTCACCACCGACGACCCGCGCGGCGGCTGCGCGGCCAACGAGCCGTGCCGCACCGAGCACGACGTGCCGCCGATGCCGGGCCTGGCCACCACCGGTGGCGAGCTGCCGGTGTGGTCGGTGCCGATCGCGCTCCTGCTCCTGCTGGTCGGCAGCGGCGTGTACGTCGTCGCCCGCCGTCGTCGGAGCGACATGAACGCCGAGTAG